One Phenylobacterium hankyongense DNA segment encodes these proteins:
- a CDS encoding TetR/AcrR family transcriptional regulator, producing the protein MQQTKPRLDRDARREAILDVAQDVFLEEGYAAASMSTIAARLGGSKGTLYNYFKSKDELFEAYVQRRCVWQQDEIYGLQWQGETVAQALSRLGRSFLRHVLSDDNLGHFRLIMAEAERSPEIGRAFYEAGPKRGAERLAVVLAEWAALGWLDVRDPTMAAHQFLGMCQNRHFKARLANYVPELTEAEIEAEVSAAVDTFLRAFGKPQAAGQTA; encoded by the coding sequence ATGCAGCAGACCAAGCCAAGACTGGATCGGGACGCGCGCCGGGAAGCGATTCTCGACGTCGCGCAGGACGTCTTCCTCGAGGAGGGCTATGCCGCCGCGTCGATGTCGACGATCGCCGCGCGGCTCGGCGGTTCCAAGGGCACGCTCTACAACTACTTCAAGAGCAAGGATGAGCTATTCGAGGCCTACGTCCAGCGCCGCTGCGTCTGGCAGCAGGACGAGATCTACGGCCTGCAGTGGCAGGGCGAGACGGTCGCCCAGGCTCTCAGCCGGCTGGGTCGGTCGTTTCTACGCCACGTGCTCAGCGACGATAACCTTGGCCATTTCCGGCTGATCATGGCCGAGGCGGAGCGCTCCCCGGAGATCGGCCGCGCCTTCTATGAGGCCGGGCCGAAGCGCGGCGCCGAACGGCTGGCCGTGGTCCTTGCGGAATGGGCCGCGCTGGGCTGGCTCGACGTCCGCGATCCGACGATGGCCGCCCACCAGTTCCTGGGCATGTGCCAGAACCGCCACTTCAAGGCCCGCCTCGCCAACTACGTGCCGGAGCTTACCGAGGCCGAGATCGAGGCCGAGGTGAGCGCTGCGGTGGACACCTTCCTGCGGGCGTTCGGCAAACCCCAGGCCGCTGGTCAGACCGCCTGA
- a CDS encoding DUF6644 family protein → MTFEDLFPHIRPWVVNLGNVAPGSFVKPQFAIWEILHILSLVVLGGSAILLNLRLIGAGITDEPPSEVRRNLWPWLNAGVIGIVVTGLLIGTANAERLYDSNAFTVKMAALLAGIVFTYGVSGPIAKAEGAVSAGAKIGLVAGLTVWLFGLWVFATSALINPGVFHVLTAAALVVLFVARGRLRFVYLIGLLALIAAQFVATHLLVRPDDYAALTPVNKAFAAVFAAWILGAALVQLFRAEGGQPGGRLARLAGYAGILVWVTAAAAGRWIAFA, encoded by the coding sequence ATGACCTTCGAGGACCTGTTTCCGCACATCCGCCCGTGGGTTGTGAACCTCGGCAACGTCGCGCCGGGATCCTTCGTCAAGCCGCAGTTCGCCATCTGGGAGATCCTGCACATCCTGTCGCTGGTGGTGCTGGGCGGGTCAGCGATCCTGCTGAACCTGCGCCTGATCGGCGCCGGAATCACCGACGAGCCGCCGTCCGAGGTGCGCCGCAACCTGTGGCCGTGGCTGAACGCCGGGGTGATCGGCATCGTGGTCACCGGCCTGCTGATCGGCACGGCCAACGCCGAGCGGCTCTACGACAGCAACGCCTTCACGGTGAAGATGGCCGCCCTGCTGGCGGGGATCGTCTTCACCTATGGCGTCAGCGGACCCATCGCCAAGGCCGAGGGCGCCGTCAGCGCCGGTGCGAAGATCGGCCTGGTCGCAGGTCTCACCGTCTGGCTGTTCGGACTTTGGGTGTTCGCCACCTCGGCGTTGATCAATCCGGGCGTCTTCCACGTGCTGACCGCCGCCGCCCTGGTGGTGCTGTTCGTCGCCCGCGGACGGCTGCGCTTCGTCTACCTGATAGGGCTGCTGGCGCTGATCGCCGCCCAGTTCGTCGCCACCCACCTGCTCGTCAGGCCGGACGACTACGCAGCTCTCACCCCGGTCAACAAAGCCTTCGCGGCCGTGTTCGCGGCCTGGATCCTGGGGGCGGCGCTCGTCCAGCTGTTCCGGGCGGAGGGCGGCCAGCCGGGCGGGCGGCTGGCGCGCCTGGCCGGCTACGCCGGGATCCTGGTGTGGGTCACCGCGGCGGCGGCCGGCCGCTGGATCGCCTTCGCCTGA
- a CDS encoding DUF6644 family protein, whose translation MLRAFLVWLQTQLGKGSGDLARSWSEALLESLNFWSLLEGTHLLALMLFAGTIFVVDLRLLGVTFRRTPVSVVSDRVLPLTVAGFTLAVVTGVALFYAKPLFYYHNIWFRLKLVLLAFALVNIAVFHVRVQRNRSDWDAAARPPFSARASAALSLSAWIVVISLGRLIAYDWFECGKPQPHFINVVESCAASEAGAVEKHAVSRLARAGA comes from the coding sequence TTGCTACGTGCATTCCTGGTCTGGCTGCAGACGCAGCTCGGAAAGGGCTCCGGCGACCTCGCCCGGTCCTGGAGCGAGGCGCTGCTGGAATCGCTCAACTTCTGGAGCCTGCTCGAAGGCACCCACCTGCTGGCGCTGATGCTGTTCGCCGGCACCATCTTCGTCGTCGACCTGCGGCTGCTGGGCGTGACCTTCCGGCGCACCCCGGTGTCGGTGGTCAGCGACCGGGTGCTCCCGCTGACGGTGGCCGGCTTTACGCTGGCGGTCGTCACCGGCGTGGCGCTCTTCTACGCCAAGCCGCTGTTTTATTATCACAATATCTGGTTTCGGCTGAAGCTGGTCCTGCTCGCCTTCGCCCTGGTCAACATCGCCGTCTTCCATGTGCGGGTGCAGCGCAACCGCAGCGACTGGGACGCGGCGGCGCGGCCGCCGTTCAGCGCGCGAGCCTCGGCGGCCCTCTCGCTGAGCGCCTGGATCGTAGTGATCAGCCTCGGCCGGCTGATCGCCTACGACTGGTTCGAGTGCGGCAAGCCGCAGCCCCACTTCATCAACGTCGTCGAGTCCTGCGCCGCCTCCGAAGCCGGGGCCGTTGAGAAGCACGCCGTCAGCCGCCTGGCGAGGGCCGGAGCATGA
- a CDS encoding flagellar basal body rod C-terminal domain-containing protein: MDPLSTARYGLMAAQSQLQTSASRVANMGSDPTVDPVQETVNQVEAKQQFAANAQVIKIADEMWRSLLEVQVR; this comes from the coding sequence ATGGACCCGCTGAGCACCGCCCGTTACGGCCTGATGGCCGCCCAGAGCCAGTTGCAGACCTCGGCGTCGCGCGTGGCGAACATGGGCTCCGACCCAACGGTCGACCCCGTCCAGGAAACCGTCAATCAGGTGGAGGCGAAACAGCAGTTCGCCGCCAACGCCCAGGTGATCAAGATCGCCGACGAGATGTGGCGGTCACTTCTCGAAGTTCAGGTACGCTAG
- a CDS encoding serine hydrolase domain-containing protein, with the protein MDGGETLGGFTSEGLAQIPPALQAVVDAGDLSGFVTLIWRKGEIAQVNAVGFRDVEARAPMTRDTLFRIASMTKPVTSIAAMMLREEGKLRLEDPIARWLPEFADMQVLKDPTGPLEDTYPAPRDITVEDLMTHRAGLAYGFTSIGPIAHAHEERLGPALGTHLTPDAWLKALGSLPLSFAPGERFHYSHATEVLGFLVARIEGKPLGEVLKARIFGPLGMVDTDFWCPPEKRDRMAKLYRTDAPGEPLKDVSLPHVDSQPAFEAGGGGLISTADDYLKFARMMLGGGEVDGVRLVSPETLALMTANRLTDAQRQIPFMGFPFWSYQGFGLGVSMVTNPDIVAAVGGAASKDSFGWPGAFGTWWQADPSEDMAMIYLIQNSMPLGPEAARELATGEGLRARLALPVFQRLVYGALGR; encoded by the coding sequence ATGGACGGCGGCGAGACGTTGGGCGGGTTCACGTCCGAAGGGCTGGCGCAGATCCCGCCGGCGCTCCAGGCCGTCGTCGACGCGGGCGACCTGTCCGGCTTCGTGACGCTGATCTGGCGCAAGGGCGAGATCGCCCAGGTGAACGCGGTCGGATTCCGCGACGTCGAGGCCCGCGCCCCGATGACCCGCGACACCCTGTTCCGCATCGCCTCGATGACCAAGCCGGTGACCTCCATCGCCGCCATGATGCTGCGCGAGGAAGGCAAGCTGCGGCTCGAGGACCCGATCGCCCGCTGGCTGCCCGAGTTCGCGGACATGCAGGTGCTGAAGGACCCGACCGGGCCGCTCGAGGACACCTACCCCGCTCCGCGCGACATCACGGTCGAGGACCTGATGACCCACCGGGCGGGCCTCGCCTACGGCTTCACCTCGATCGGGCCGATCGCCCACGCCCATGAGGAGCGCCTTGGCCCGGCGCTCGGCACCCACCTGACCCCCGACGCCTGGCTGAAGGCGCTCGGCTCGCTGCCGCTGAGCTTCGCGCCCGGCGAGCGCTTCCACTACAGCCACGCCACCGAGGTGCTCGGCTTCCTGGTGGCGCGGATCGAGGGCAAGCCGCTGGGCGAGGTGCTGAAGGCGCGCATCTTCGGCCCGCTGGGCATGGTCGACACCGACTTCTGGTGCCCGCCGGAGAAGCGCGACCGGATGGCCAAGCTCTACCGGACCGACGCGCCGGGCGAGCCCCTGAAGGACGTCTCCCTGCCGCATGTGGACAGTCAGCCGGCCTTCGAGGCCGGTGGCGGCGGCCTGATCTCCACGGCCGACGACTACCTGAAGTTCGCCCGCATGATGCTGGGCGGCGGCGAGGTGGACGGCGTGCGGCTGGTCAGCCCCGAGACCCTCGCCCTGATGACCGCCAACCGCCTGACCGACGCCCAGCGGCAGATCCCGTTCATGGGCTTCCCGTTCTGGTCCTACCAGGGCTTCGGCCTGGGGGTGTCGATGGTCACCAATCCCGACATCGTCGCGGCCGTCGGCGGGGCGGCGTCGAAGGACTCCTTCGGCTGGCCGGGCGCCTTCGGCACCTGGTGGCAGGCCGATCCCAGCGAGGACATGGCGATGATCTACCTGATCCAGAACTCCATGCCGCTGGGCCCCGAGGCGGCCCGCGAACTGGCCACCGGCGAAGGTCTGCGCGCGCGCCTGGCCCTGCCGGTGTTCCAGCGGCTGGTCTACGGGGCGCTCGGCCGCTAG
- a CDS encoding YbhB/YbcL family Raf kinase inhibitor-like protein, with product MSEHRHHPEHSGQAITIMKVDPILDTGIVITSRAQQPDGSLADRHSAYHDNISPPLNWTNAPDVKAWAIVVEDPDAPREAPFVHWMIWNIRGEIHALPEGLPNTDFLATPQGGIQGRNDMGGYGWFGPRPPAGHGVHRYYFQIFALDDFIPMGPETPLKDLLNALKGATIAKGEMMATYEAPNPQ from the coding sequence ATGAGCGAGCACCGGCACCACCCAGAGCACTCCGGCCAAGCCATCACCATCATGAAGGTCGACCCGATCCTCGACACCGGGATCGTCATCACCTCGCGCGCCCAGCAACCGGACGGCAGCCTCGCCGATCGCCACTCGGCCTATCACGACAACATCTCGCCGCCGCTGAACTGGACGAACGCGCCCGACGTGAAGGCCTGGGCGATCGTCGTCGAGGACCCCGACGCGCCGCGCGAGGCGCCCTTCGTGCACTGGATGATCTGGAACATCCGCGGCGAGATCCACGCCCTGCCGGAAGGCCTGCCCAACACCGACTTCCTGGCCACGCCGCAGGGCGGCATCCAGGGTAGGAACGACATGGGCGGCTACGGCTGGTTCGGTCCGCGCCCGCCGGCCGGCCATGGCGTGCACCGCTACTATTTCCAGATCTTCGCGCTCGACGACTTCATTCCCATGGGGCCCGAAACGCCGCTCAAGGACCTGCTCAACGCGCTGAAGGGCGCCACCATCGCCAAGGGCGAGATGATGGCCACCTACGAGGCGCCCAACCCGCAGTGA
- the panD gene encoding aspartate 1-decarboxylase: protein MLLTLMKAKLHRATVTQADLEYEGSIAIDRELLDAANILPHEQVDVLNITTGARFTTYAIEAPRGSKVIGVNGAAARLVQKGDKVIVVTYGMLPAEEARNYAPTVVLLGDGNEIKKAA from the coding sequence ATGCTCCTGACGCTGATGAAGGCCAAGCTGCACCGCGCCACGGTGACCCAGGCCGACCTCGAATACGAAGGCTCGATCGCGATCGACCGCGAGCTGTTGGACGCCGCCAACATCCTGCCGCACGAGCAGGTGGACGTGCTGAACATCACCACCGGCGCGCGCTTCACCACCTACGCCATCGAGGCCCCGCGCGGCTCGAAGGTGATCGGCGTCAACGGCGCCGCCGCGCGCCTGGTGCAGAAGGGCGACAAGGTCATCGTGGTGACCTACGGAATGCTGCCCGCCGAGGAAGCCCGCAACTACGCCCCCACCGTCGTGCTGCTGGGCGACGGCAACGAGATCAAGAAGGCCGCCTGA
- a CDS encoding SIMPL domain-containing protein, which yields MKTLIRAAALSALLAAAAATAALAQAAPPAADSMFRTTTLNLAAYGETRIAPDMATITLGVMTEAKTAAEAMQANASRMTTVTAALRKAGIAARDIQTSGLNLNPQYVYEQNQPPRLTGYQASNQVTVSVHDLARLGAAVDATVNAGANQVNGISFGLDDPTAAENAARQAAVRALSAKADLYAHATGYKVSRLVSLSEGGGYSMPPPMPMAAFAKRDMAETPVSPGELKVRIDVTGLYELAR from the coding sequence ATGAAGACCCTGATCCGGGCGGCCGCCCTCAGCGCCCTGCTCGCCGCAGCTGCGGCCACCGCCGCCCTGGCCCAGGCCGCGCCGCCGGCGGCCGACAGCATGTTCCGCACCACCACCCTGAACCTCGCCGCCTATGGCGAGACCCGGATCGCGCCGGACATGGCCACCATCACCCTGGGCGTGATGACCGAGGCCAAGACCGCGGCCGAGGCCATGCAGGCCAACGCCTCGCGGATGACCACGGTGACCGCCGCCCTGCGCAAGGCCGGGATCGCGGCGCGCGACATCCAGACCTCCGGCCTGAACCTCAACCCGCAGTACGTCTACGAGCAGAACCAGCCGCCGCGGCTGACCGGCTACCAGGCCTCCAACCAGGTGACCGTGAGCGTGCACGACCTCGCCCGACTGGGGGCCGCGGTCGACGCCACGGTGAACGCCGGCGCCAACCAGGTGAACGGGATCAGCTTCGGCCTCGACGACCCGACGGCGGCGGAGAACGCCGCGCGGCAGGCGGCCGTGCGGGCCCTGAGCGCCAAGGCCGACCTCTACGCCCACGCCACCGGCTACAAGGTCTCGCGCCTGGTCTCGCTCAGCGAAGGCGGGGGCTATTCGATGCCGCCGCCGATGCCGATGGCGGCGTTCGCCAAGCGCGACATGGCGGAGACCCCCGTCTCGCCCGGCGAGCTGAAGGTGCGGATCGACGTGACCGGCCTCTACGAGCTCGCCCGTTAG
- a CDS encoding pseudouridine synthase, producing MRLDRLLANMGYGSRREVQQLVRRGSVVLDGAVLADAEMRLAVTPDLAARMQVDGAALDPPPGMALMLHKPLGVTCSHKEAGPLVYDLLPGRWRTREPAISTVGRLDKDTSGLLLLTDDGGLLHRIISPKRHVSKRYLASLARPLEGHEAERFASGELMLEGEDKPLLPARLEPLSERQAWLTISEGRYHQVRRMFAAVGNHVEALHRDRIGGLDLPSDLAPGVFRLMGPDDIAAVFAPAAG from the coding sequence ATGCGGCTCGACCGACTGCTGGCGAACATGGGCTACGGCTCCCGCCGCGAGGTCCAGCAACTGGTTCGCCGCGGATCTGTCGTGCTTGACGGGGCGGTGTTGGCCGACGCCGAGATGCGGCTGGCGGTCACGCCGGACCTCGCAGCGCGGATGCAGGTGGATGGCGCGGCCCTCGACCCGCCGCCCGGCATGGCGCTCATGCTGCACAAGCCGCTGGGGGTGACCTGTTCCCACAAGGAAGCCGGGCCGCTGGTTTACGACCTCTTGCCGGGCCGCTGGCGGACGCGCGAGCCGGCCATCTCCACGGTGGGCCGGCTCGACAAGGACACCTCCGGCCTGCTCCTGCTCACGGACGACGGCGGGTTGCTGCATCGGATCATCTCGCCGAAACGGCATGTGTCGAAGCGGTACCTGGCCAGCCTCGCGCGGCCGCTCGAAGGGCACGAGGCCGAGCGGTTCGCCTCGGGCGAGCTGATGCTGGAAGGCGAGGACAAGCCTCTGCTGCCCGCGCGGCTGGAGCCGCTGTCCGAACGCCAGGCCTGGCTGACCATCAGCGAAGGCCGCTACCACCAGGTGCGGCGCATGTTCGCGGCCGTGGGCAACCACGTGGAGGCCCTGCATCGCGACCGGATCGGCGGCCTCGACCTGCCTTCGGACCTTGCACCGGGAGTTTTTCGGCTGATGGGGCCGGACGACATCGCCGCCGTGTTTGCGCCAGCCGCAGGGTGA
- a CDS encoding class I SAM-dependent methyltransferase: MAPGSLSAAVIAAPPGTLERRYALALALRALKPGSPLTALAPKDKGGSRLRKELEAFGCRVQEVGRQHQRICHASRPDAPVGLEAAIAAGGPQRLEAPGLWTQPGVFSWDREDLGSQLLIAALPALSGRGADLGCGIGVLAAAVLSSPAVTRLDLVDLDRRALDAARRNLADPRAVFHWADVRGGPDFAGPDPAGLDFVVMNPPFHERGLEDKALGQAFIRRSHQMLRPGGVLWLVANRHLPYEAELAAQFGRVTPKGEGQGFKIYEARR; encoded by the coding sequence TTGGCGCCGGGCAGCCTGTCCGCCGCCGTGATCGCCGCCCCCCCGGGCACGCTCGAGCGCCGCTACGCCCTGGCTCTGGCGCTACGCGCCCTGAAGCCGGGCTCGCCGCTGACCGCCTTGGCGCCCAAGGACAAGGGCGGTTCGCGCCTGCGTAAGGAATTGGAGGCGTTCGGCTGCCGGGTCCAAGAGGTGGGGCGCCAGCACCAGCGCATCTGCCATGCCTCGCGTCCGGACGCGCCTGTGGGGCTCGAGGCGGCGATCGCTGCGGGCGGACCGCAGAGGCTCGAGGCCCCCGGCTTATGGACCCAGCCGGGGGTGTTCAGCTGGGATCGCGAGGATCTCGGCAGCCAGCTGCTGATCGCCGCGCTCCCGGCCCTGAGCGGCCGCGGCGCCGACCTGGGTTGTGGGATCGGCGTGTTGGCCGCAGCCGTGCTGTCCAGCCCGGCGGTCACCCGCCTGGATCTCGTAGACCTGGACCGCCGGGCGCTGGACGCCGCCCGCCGCAATTTGGCGGACCCCAGGGCTGTCTTCCATTGGGCCGACGTGCGCGGCGGTCCGGACTTTGCGGGGCCGGACCCTGCAGGTCTGGATTTCGTGGTGATGAACCCCCCCTTCCACGAGCGTGGGCTCGAGGACAAGGCGCTGGGTCAGGCCTTCATCCGCCGCAGCCACCAGATGCTCCGGCCCGGCGGGGTGCTGTGGCTGGTGGCCAACCGGCACCTTCCTTACGAGGCCGAGCTCGCCGCACAATTCGGCCGCGTCACGCCGAAGGGCGAGGGCCAGGGCTTCAAGATCTACGAGGCGCGGCGATGA
- a CDS encoding Ig-like domain-containing protein, producing MQYTAQNASSFIATLGVNTHLSWTGTQYTNAATVASELKYLGLSNVRDTIDNSTSYGVINTLMSQGIHFDLWTDKSDMTTFLNQAHNLEVAHPGGVLAIEGPNEVDGWPVSWNGQSGYAGSDAYQKSLFSSVNADPVLANKPVYLLTVSGMTPSKYQAVGDMHASADYGNVHIYWGGGQPGYGWSPNDPTFYWSNYLKSAAIDAPGLPVVVTEAGATTAVGSTTITAVDQTTQAKQLLNMFMDAAKSGVAKTFIYELAESHNAGPTDAESHFGLYNWDGTPKLAATAIHNFTTILTDGSASGAFATGTLDYAIQGVPQWGGQMLFQEGNGAKDIVVWAEPDIWNENTNTEIAAPNTPVTIDLATAANVTIYDPMKGTAPVQSLGTTSHITFNVTDHPLIVEVTPVGGSTSPAPTPTPTPTPTPTPTPTPAPTGSAPAAPSAPDLTAASDLGRSSTDNITSKAAPTFTGTAQAGSTVKLYDGTTQVGTATTDATGHWTATSSTLTDGAHTLTAKAVTAAGTSVASGGLAVTIDTHAPSAPTTPDMTAASDNGASSTDNATSITTPTFVGTVASAPNAQVTLFDGSTQIGSATVNSAGAWSITSSALTTGTHSITATATDVAGNVSALSGPLSVSIASGAASALGKQIWGTSGNDSLIGTAGADTMNAGIGNDTYNGGAGDDQLTGWRGADTFIFQPGSGHDTVTDFSHAEHDKLVFQGYGGGSLNFQDTAKGMVVSDVQGDTVLLQGVHSLAKSDWLFS from the coding sequence TTGCAGTACACGGCACAAAACGCGTCATCTTTCATCGCCACTCTCGGAGTCAACACTCACCTTTCCTGGACCGGGACCCAGTACACCAACGCTGCGACGGTCGCGAGCGAGCTGAAGTATCTCGGGCTGTCCAACGTCCGTGACACGATCGACAACAGCACCTCTTACGGCGTGATCAACACGCTGATGTCGCAGGGCATCCACTTCGACCTGTGGACCGACAAGAGCGACATGACCACGTTCCTCAACCAGGCGCACAACCTGGAGGTCGCCCACCCGGGCGGGGTGTTGGCGATCGAAGGCCCGAACGAGGTCGACGGCTGGCCGGTGAGCTGGAACGGCCAGAGCGGCTACGCCGGATCCGACGCCTACCAGAAGTCGCTGTTCAGCAGCGTCAACGCCGACCCGGTGCTGGCCAACAAGCCGGTCTACCTGCTGACCGTCTCCGGCATGACCCCGAGCAAGTACCAGGCGGTCGGCGACATGCACGCCAGCGCCGACTACGGCAACGTCCACATCTACTGGGGCGGCGGCCAGCCGGGCTACGGCTGGAGCCCCAACGACCCGACCTTCTACTGGTCCAACTACCTGAAGTCGGCGGCGATCGACGCCCCCGGCCTGCCGGTGGTGGTCACCGAGGCCGGCGCCACCACCGCGGTCGGCAGCACCACCATCACCGCGGTCGACCAGACCACCCAGGCCAAGCAGCTCCTGAACATGTTCATGGACGCCGCCAAGAGCGGCGTGGCGAAGACCTTCATCTATGAGCTGGCGGAGAGCCACAACGCCGGCCCCACCGACGCCGAGAGCCATTTCGGCCTCTACAACTGGGACGGCACCCCCAAGCTCGCGGCCACCGCGATCCACAACTTCACCACCATCCTCACCGACGGCTCGGCGAGCGGCGCCTTCGCCACCGGCACGCTGGACTACGCCATCCAGGGCGTCCCCCAGTGGGGCGGCCAGATGCTGTTCCAGGAGGGCAACGGCGCCAAGGACATCGTCGTCTGGGCCGAGCCGGACATCTGGAACGAGAACACCAACACCGAGATCGCGGCCCCCAACACCCCGGTCACTATCGACCTGGCGACCGCCGCCAACGTCACGATCTACGACCCGATGAAGGGCACGGCCCCGGTGCAGTCGCTCGGGACCACCAGCCACATCACCTTCAACGTCACCGACCACCCGCTGATCGTCGAGGTGACGCCGGTCGGCGGCTCCACCAGCCCGGCGCCGACACCCACGCCGACGCCGACGCCGACGCCCACGCCGACGCCGACCCCCGCCCCGACGGGCTCGGCGCCGGCCGCGCCGTCCGCCCCCGATCTCACGGCGGCGAGCGACCTGGGACGGTCCAGCACGGACAACATCACCAGCAAGGCTGCGCCGACCTTCACCGGCACCGCTCAGGCCGGCTCGACGGTGAAGCTGTACGACGGGACCACCCAGGTGGGGACGGCGACGACGGACGCCACCGGTCACTGGACGGCGACCAGCTCGACCCTGACCGACGGCGCGCACACGCTGACGGCCAAGGCCGTCACCGCCGCCGGGACCAGCGTCGCGTCCGGCGGGCTGGCGGTGACCATCGACACCCATGCGCCGTCCGCCCCGACGACGCCGGACATGACGGCGGCCTCCGACAACGGCGCATCGAGCACCGACAACGCGACCTCGATCACCACCCCCACCTTCGTCGGCACGGTCGCCTCGGCGCCCAACGCGCAGGTGACGCTGTTCGACGGGTCGACCCAGATCGGCTCGGCGACGGTGAACAGCGCTGGCGCCTGGAGCATCACCAGCTCCGCCCTGACAACCGGAACCCATTCGATCACCGCCACGGCGACGGATGTGGCCGGCAACGTCAGCGCCCTGTCGGGGCCCCTGTCGGTCTCCATCGCCTCCGGCGCCGCCAGCGCGCTCGGCAAGCAGATCTGGGGGACCAGCGGCAACGACTCGCTGATCGGGACGGCCGGCGCCGACACGATGAACGCCGGCATCGGCAACGACACCTACAATGGAGGCGCCGGCGACGACCAGCTCACCGGCTGGCGTGGCGCTGACACCTTCATCTTCCAGCCGGGCTCCGGGCACGACACCGTCACCGACTTCAGCCATGCGGAGCACGACAAGCTCGTGTTCCAAGGCTACGGCGGCGGCAGCCTGAACTTCCAGGACACGGCCAAGGGCATGGTGGTGTCCGACGTCCAGGGCGACACTGTGCTGCTCCAGGGCGTCCACAGCCTCGCCAAAAGCGACTGGCTGTTCAGCTAG
- a CDS encoding 3-hydroxybutyrate dehydrogenase, with protein sequence MSLTDKVAVITGAASGIGKEIAKAFFAEGAKVVIADLNIEAADATAKELDPSGARAMGVAMDVTDEAQVDAGIEAVAARLGGIDVLVSNAGIQIVGPIETYKFSDWKKLLAIHLDGAFLTTRACLQHMYAQGRGGSVIYMGSVHSKEASVLKAPYVTAKHGLEGLAKVVAKEGAKHGVRANVICPGFVRTPLVEKQIPEQAQELGISEEDVVKTVMLKDTVDGEFTTVEDVARTAVFLAGFPTNALTGQSIVVSHGWFMQ encoded by the coding sequence ATGAGCCTGACAGACAAGGTCGCCGTGATCACCGGCGCGGCCAGCGGCATCGGCAAGGAAATCGCCAAGGCCTTCTTCGCGGAGGGCGCCAAGGTGGTCATCGCCGACCTCAACATCGAGGCCGCCGACGCCACCGCCAAGGAGCTCGATCCGAGCGGCGCGCGGGCGATGGGCGTGGCGATGGACGTCACCGACGAGGCGCAGGTCGACGCCGGGATCGAGGCCGTCGCAGCCAGGTTGGGCGGCATCGACGTGCTGGTCTCCAACGCCGGCATCCAGATCGTCGGCCCGATCGAGACCTACAAGTTCAGCGACTGGAAGAAGCTGCTGGCCATCCACCTGGACGGCGCCTTCCTCACCACCCGCGCCTGCCTGCAGCACATGTACGCCCAGGGCCGCGGCGGCTCGGTGATCTACATGGGCTCGGTCCACTCCAAGGAGGCTTCGGTGCTGAAGGCGCCCTACGTCACCGCCAAGCACGGCCTGGAGGGCCTGGCCAAGGTGGTCGCCAAAGAAGGCGCCAAGCACGGTGTCCGCGCCAACGTCATCTGTCCGGGCTTCGTCCGCACGCCGCTGGTGGAGAAGCAGATCCCCGAGCAGGCCCAGGAGCTGGGCATCAGCGAGGAGGACGTGGTCAAGACGGTGATGCTCAAGGACACCGTCGACGGCGAGTTCACGACGGTCGAAGATGTCGCACGCACGGCCGTATTCCTGGCCGGCTTCCCGACCAACGCCCTGACCGGCCAGTCGATCGTCGTCAGCCACGGCTGGTTCATGCAGTGA